One genomic window of Anaerohalosphaeraceae bacterium includes the following:
- a CDS encoding mechanosensitive ion channel produces MNQNSRCCYKSTPAVFFFLVWVSCSFGQVLSASTAGVEISEEKVLQYRKAVEQDSSVQGQTRQKLFELYDKALALLTQNKELQSRVESFRQMQASLPEKMEKARQTLAALNQSSGLPSAEGLSIAELEEKLAAARTDWDEARKNAEQVQQEMLRRTQRRAQIPQELLTARGQMDQIKQQMPPLVVPFRAAEPAQATALVSQIQIETFRLQMELLEEEEKAYAAAEALMMLERDVSSRRLAEAERRVRCWEQALQQARLREVQQIQAQAEQAAHQSQGTHPVLQQLLLENAELASLQTERIRQLEENARYAMMVETQLRNVSKDYEGIQTQIARAGQVTSALGVLLVTKKNDLPDLREHRKQIRRRMMESSAVQLEWGKYDRQWSDLADVSGQAAFRLASAGLSERDEDYSALLPKVIELLSRQRELLQNLTASTMQYLTALAQLDIQERALVSTVQTYQRFIEENSFWVKNTSLFSLRDFWSVLRVGREWISGSRWRQIFSAWRQDVVEEWGLHILCAAGWIGLFRCRNWFKKRLRELAQKVSKVNSDRYLYTVYALLLSILSASIGPLVPFYLGWRLKVNSALFPETASLAAGLLASSVCLFVYRFLQIFCAPAGLGEHFRLPADFLSAFRRHIGWYFQILIPLVFVWYLTEDAAIEEAARNGVLRLLFLARQILLMMFLLIVLRPSGFLSSYLHRVQWLYTFRYAWYGLCWLVPLFFCYLSVLGYGFTARQLEQRLQETILFLLAVLFVYGMLIRWLSVLQQSLHLQSIGPLEPAASAEQAAPSKESRMEHSPEWFAHLFGQTRKLINALVIVLMAAGVFWIWRSVLPAFGVLEKVHLWSSSDAQGQVKDITMAGLFRALIITILTVILTRNIPGFLEVSLLRRFPLDAGVRFAITSVSRYVLVIVGILLVSSELGIRWSSIQWLIAALGVGLGFGLQEVFANFICGLLLLLERPLRVGDVVTIGEVTGRVTRIQTRATTIQLWDRKELVVPNREFITGRLINWTLSDTVLRLAFPVGVAYGSDIKKVEQVLYRIARSHPNVIQDDPAPRVVFDSFGDSALQFELRVYIPSMDCLVDVKHQINCAIDEEFRKEGIKIAFPQRDLHIRSIQAPLPIQPSEPPMRS; encoded by the coding sequence ATGAATCAGAACAGCCGTTGTTGTTATAAATCGACTCCTGCGGTCTTCTTCTTTTTGGTTTGGGTCTCCTGCAGTTTTGGCCAGGTTTTATCGGCTTCGACCGCCGGAGTGGAGATTTCCGAAGAAAAAGTTTTGCAGTATCGGAAAGCTGTCGAGCAGGATTCGTCTGTTCAGGGGCAGACCCGTCAAAAACTTTTCGAACTGTATGACAAGGCGCTGGCCCTTCTGACCCAAAATAAGGAGCTCCAAAGTCGAGTTGAGTCTTTCCGACAGATGCAGGCGTCGCTGCCGGAGAAGATGGAAAAGGCCCGTCAGACGCTGGCGGCGCTCAATCAGTCGTCCGGGCTGCCTTCGGCGGAGGGACTTTCGATTGCAGAACTGGAGGAGAAACTTGCGGCGGCCCGTACGGATTGGGATGAGGCCCGCAAGAATGCCGAACAGGTTCAGCAGGAAATGCTCCGCCGCACCCAGCGCAGGGCGCAGATTCCGCAGGAACTCCTGACCGCCCGCGGTCAGATGGACCAAATCAAGCAGCAGATGCCGCCGCTTGTTGTACCGTTTCGTGCGGCCGAGCCGGCCCAGGCGACTGCTTTGGTCAGTCAGATTCAGATTGAAACATTTCGTCTTCAGATGGAGCTTTTGGAGGAGGAGGAAAAGGCGTATGCCGCCGCCGAAGCCCTGATGATGCTGGAGCGGGATGTCTCGTCTCGGCGCCTGGCGGAGGCCGAACGTCGGGTTCGGTGTTGGGAGCAGGCGCTTCAGCAGGCCCGTCTTCGTGAGGTTCAGCAGATTCAGGCCCAGGCCGAGCAGGCCGCGCATCAATCACAGGGAACGCATCCGGTGCTTCAGCAGCTGCTTCTGGAAAACGCCGAACTGGCTTCTCTTCAGACAGAGCGAATTCGCCAGCTGGAAGAAAACGCCCGTTATGCGATGATGGTTGAAACTCAGTTGAGGAATGTCAGCAAAGATTATGAGGGCATTCAGACCCAGATTGCCCGAGCCGGGCAGGTGACCAGTGCCCTGGGGGTGCTGCTGGTGACCAAGAAAAACGACCTGCCTGATCTGCGTGAGCATCGAAAACAGATTCGCCGCCGGATGATGGAAAGCTCTGCAGTTCAGCTCGAATGGGGCAAATACGACCGCCAGTGGTCGGATTTAGCCGATGTGTCGGGCCAGGCCGCCTTTCGGCTTGCATCGGCGGGGCTGTCGGAACGCGACGAAGACTATTCCGCTTTGCTTCCAAAGGTCATCGAACTGCTCAGCCGGCAGCGGGAGCTTCTCCAGAATCTGACGGCTTCCACGATGCAGTATCTGACGGCGTTGGCCCAGCTGGATATTCAGGAGCGAGCCCTGGTCAGCACTGTTCAGACATATCAACGGTTTATCGAGGAGAACAGTTTTTGGGTCAAGAACACCTCTTTGTTCAGTCTTCGGGATTTCTGGTCTGTTCTTCGGGTCGGCCGGGAATGGATATCCGGTAGCCGATGGCGTCAGATTTTTTCGGCCTGGCGTCAGGATGTCGTAGAAGAATGGGGGCTGCATATCCTTTGTGCGGCCGGCTGGATTGGGCTTTTCCGCTGCCGAAATTGGTTCAAAAAGAGGCTCCGGGAACTGGCCCAGAAAGTTTCCAAAGTCAATTCCGATCGATACCTTTACACGGTGTATGCTTTGCTGCTGTCTATTCTGTCGGCTTCTATTGGACCGTTGGTTCCGTTCTATCTGGGCTGGCGTCTGAAAGTAAACTCGGCTCTTTTCCCGGAAACTGCGTCTCTCGCGGCGGGCTTGCTGGCATCTTCGGTCTGTCTTTTTGTCTATCGGTTTCTTCAGATTTTCTGTGCTCCTGCCGGGTTGGGGGAGCATTTCCGCCTGCCCGCGGATTTCCTGAGCGCGTTTCGCAGACATATCGGCTGGTATTTTCAGATTCTGATTCCGCTTGTTTTTGTGTGGTATCTGACGGAGGATGCCGCGATTGAAGAAGCGGCCCGAAACGGCGTCCTGCGGCTGCTGTTTTTGGCCCGGCAGATTCTTCTGATGATGTTTCTGCTGATTGTGCTGCGGCCTTCAGGTTTTCTGTCTTCTTATCTGCATCGTGTTCAGTGGCTCTATACGTTTCGATATGCCTGGTACGGACTCTGTTGGCTGGTTCCGCTGTTTTTCTGCTATTTGTCCGTTCTCGGATACGGGTTCACCGCCCGGCAGCTCGAACAGCGTCTGCAGGAGACGATTTTGTTTTTGCTGGCTGTTCTGTTTGTCTATGGGATGCTGATTCGCTGGCTTTCTGTGCTTCAGCAGTCCCTGCATCTCCAATCGATTGGCCCCCTCGAACCTGCTGCGTCTGCGGAGCAGGCTGCTCCGTCGAAAGAAAGCCGGATGGAACATTCTCCGGAATGGTTCGCTCATCTGTTCGGGCAGACCCGAAAGCTGATTAATGCCCTGGTGATTGTGCTGATGGCGGCGGGGGTCTTCTGGATTTGGAGGTCTGTGCTGCCCGCATTCGGTGTGCTGGAAAAGGTTCATTTGTGGAGCTCATCGGATGCTCAGGGGCAGGTGAAAGACATTACAATGGCCGGGCTGTTCCGGGCGTTGATTATCACCATTCTGACGGTGATTCTGACCCGAAACATTCCGGGCTTTCTGGAAGTGAGTCTTCTGCGGCGGTTCCCGCTGGATGCCGGGGTGCGGTTTGCCATCACCTCCGTCAGCCGCTATGTACTGGTGATTGTCGGCATTCTGCTGGTTTCTTCAGAGCTGGGCATTCGCTGGTCGTCCATTCAGTGGCTGATTGCCGCCCTCGGTGTCGGGTTGGGCTTCGGCCTGCAGGAGGTTTTTGCCAACTTTATCTGCGGTCTGCTGCTTCTGCTGGAGCGTCCGCTGCGGGTGGGGGATGTCGTGACCATCGGAGAGGTGACCGGACGTGTGACCCGCATTCAGACCCGGGCGACGACGATTCAGCTGTGGGACCGCAAGGAGCTGGTGGTGCCCAATCGGGAATTTATTACCGGCCGGCTGATTAACTGGACTCTCTCGGATACCGTTTTGCGTCTGGCGTTCCCCGTCGGTGTGGCCTATGGTTCGGACATCAAAAAGGTTGAACAGGTTTTATATCGAATCGCCCGTTCTCATCCGAATGTGATTCAGGATGATCCGGCGCCTCGCGTAGTATTTGACAGTTTCGGGGACAGCGCTTTGCAGTTTGAGCTTCGGGTTTATATTCCTTCGATGGATTGTCTGGTCGATGTCAAACACCAGATCAATTGTGCAATCGATGAGGAATTTCGCAAGGAAGGGATTAAAATCGCCTTCCCGCAGCGCGATTTGCATATCCGCTCTATTCAGGCACCGCTGCCGATTCAGCCGTCGGAGCCGCCCATGCGTTCCTGA
- the obgE gene encoding GTPase ObgE, whose translation MFIDQAKIIVKAGDGGHGCVSFRREKFIPKGGPDGGDGGRGGNVYFRVDPSIDTLLDFSGRHTWEAQNGKPGEGKNKHGADGEDLIIPVPPGTLVYDEDLNILLADLDREGMQVCIARGGRGGKGNKAFATPVRQVPRFAQKGKPGQMRKLRLELKLIADVGLVGMPNAGKSTLISRCSKARPKIADYPFTTLSPVLGIVELSDFRRFVMADIPGLIEGAHKGAGLGHDFLRHIERTRILVHLLDILPADRSDPVVNYHTIRNELELYSRQLLEKPEVIVLNKIDLDPDGTLVRQYKERLPNGKPILAISAATGQGIAELKETLWSLGKGKPYESDRD comes from the coding sequence ATGTTTATTGATCAGGCAAAAATTATTGTCAAAGCCGGAGACGGCGGGCACGGATGCGTCAGTTTTCGGCGGGAAAAATTTATCCCCAAGGGCGGCCCGGACGGCGGCGACGGGGGACGCGGAGGCAATGTGTACTTCCGCGTGGACCCCTCGATTGACACCCTGCTGGATTTTTCCGGACGCCATACTTGGGAAGCCCAGAACGGCAAGCCCGGCGAGGGAAAAAATAAGCACGGGGCCGACGGCGAAGACCTGATTATCCCCGTGCCGCCGGGAACGCTGGTTTATGATGAAGACCTGAACATCCTGCTGGCCGATTTGGACCGCGAGGGGATGCAGGTCTGTATCGCCCGCGGCGGGCGCGGCGGCAAAGGCAACAAGGCCTTCGCCACGCCGGTTCGCCAGGTGCCGCGCTTCGCCCAAAAAGGCAAACCCGGCCAGATGCGCAAACTCCGGCTGGAGCTGAAACTGATTGCCGATGTGGGACTGGTCGGAATGCCCAATGCCGGCAAGAGCACCCTCATCTCCCGCTGCTCGAAGGCCCGACCCAAAATCGCGGATTATCCGTTCACAACTCTGTCGCCTGTATTAGGGATTGTCGAGCTGTCGGATTTTCGCCGGTTTGTGATGGCCGATATCCCCGGGCTGATTGAAGGGGCTCATAAGGGAGCCGGGCTGGGGCACGATTTTCTGCGGCATATTGAACGCACGCGGATTCTCGTTCACCTGCTGGACATTCTGCCGGCGGACCGCTCCGACCCGGTCGTTAATTACCACACCATTCGCAATGAACTGGAATTGTACAGCCGGCAGCTGCTCGAAAAGCCAGAAGTGATCGTCCTGAACAAAATCGATTTGGACCCCGACGGCACGCTCGTGCGACAATACAAAGAGCGTCTGCCGAACGGAAAACCGATTCTGGCGATTTCCGCCGCCACCGGACAGGGAATTGCCGAACTGAAAGAAACACTCTGGAGTCTGGGAAAAGGAAAACCTTATGAATCTGATCGCGATTGA
- a CDS encoding type III pantothenate kinase, whose product MNLIAIDIGNSRVKVALYCDDEEKWLRSIPGDPALENTLRQTLREAWERIPLSKSAAEPIRDGVLVASSVKPVWTDLLEKLVREELNEKVLLVGRDIPLPIETSVDNPLEVGTDRLIAAAAAFAVVEDAVVVADFGTAVTIDLVDESGVFVGGTISPGFEIAAKALQENTAKLPRITMAKPVSPNGANTVEAIRSGLYYSALGLLETVCRKFAEQLGRWPQVILTGGGAALIRDDCEFVDSYVPDLTVRGLIIAYKKYLYEKAEIEQLDREDNPKWTSKPPKKE is encoded by the coding sequence ATGAATCTGATCGCGATTGACATCGGCAACAGCCGAGTCAAAGTGGCTCTCTACTGTGATGATGAAGAAAAATGGCTGCGGTCCATCCCCGGCGATCCGGCCCTCGAGAACACCCTCCGGCAGACGCTCCGGGAGGCCTGGGAGCGCATTCCGCTTTCGAAATCCGCCGCCGAACCGATTCGCGACGGAGTCCTGGTGGCCAGTTCGGTCAAGCCGGTCTGGACCGATTTGCTGGAGAAACTGGTTCGGGAAGAGTTAAACGAAAAAGTGCTGCTGGTCGGCCGGGATATTCCTTTGCCCATTGAAACCAGTGTGGACAACCCGCTGGAAGTCGGGACCGACCGGCTGATTGCCGCCGCAGCCGCCTTTGCCGTGGTGGAAGACGCGGTCGTGGTGGCGGATTTCGGAACGGCCGTAACGATTGATTTGGTGGATGAAAGCGGCGTTTTTGTCGGCGGCACCATCAGCCCGGGCTTTGAGATAGCCGCCAAGGCCCTGCAGGAAAACACCGCCAAGCTGCCCCGCATCACGATGGCCAAACCCGTCAGTCCCAACGGAGCCAACACCGTCGAGGCCATTCGCTCCGGCCTTTATTATTCGGCACTGGGACTGCTGGAGACCGTCTGCCGCAAATTCGCCGAGCAGCTGGGACGCTGGCCGCAGGTCATTCTGACCGGCGGCGGGGCCGCCCTGATTCGGGACGACTGTGAATTCGTCGATTCCTATGTGCCCGACCTGACCGTGCGGGGCCTCATCATCGCCTACAAAAAATACCTGTACGAAAAGGCGGAAATCGAACAGCTCGACCGCGAAGACAACCCCAAATGGACGTCCAAGCCGCCGAAAAAAGAATAA
- a CDS encoding GTP-binding protein → MDVQAAEKRISPPSGFEREQTWACIRTGAGTAAIGTVEIEGPEALNAVRRIFLPFRPDVEWKVGRILHGRFLADSRVLDEGLAAMEAENRLALHAHGNPLILRQIVKTLQNTGVPIVRFEQMLRRRFQSACCSFIEAEARLEMLRAASFLGVQCLHHQITGGLTEVLRRWINRPEIQSIPSEAEAILQHSRIARRILQGVRIVIAGPPNSGKSTLLNRLAGQERAIVSDIPGTTRDWVTAFGRLGPLWVEWVDTAGLDEELARADTLEQIAQQRTRERLTGCDLILYVLDTSVPLWTRQLPTSGLVPTLTVLNKYDLSKVFPSNEQNAVAVSALHGTNIEQLYERILQILQIDSFDPARPAAFTDRQIQLLQKIVSANDPDGIKTLIQQLFKAPQTV, encoded by the coding sequence ATGGACGTCCAAGCCGCCGAAAAAAGAATAAGTCCGCCCTCCGGATTCGAACGGGAACAAACCTGGGCCTGCATTCGAACCGGGGCGGGGACAGCCGCCATTGGAACCGTCGAAATCGAAGGGCCGGAGGCTCTGAATGCCGTGCGGCGGATTTTCCTTCCCTTCCGTCCGGATGTCGAATGGAAAGTCGGGCGGATTCTCCACGGTCGCTTTCTTGCCGATTCCCGCGTGCTCGATGAGGGACTGGCAGCGATGGAGGCGGAAAACCGCCTCGCCCTGCACGCCCACGGCAATCCGCTGATTCTCCGGCAAATCGTAAAAACCCTTCAAAACACCGGTGTGCCGATTGTCCGTTTTGAACAGATGCTCCGGCGGCGGTTCCAATCCGCCTGCTGCAGTTTCATCGAAGCAGAAGCACGACTCGAAATGCTGCGGGCGGCCTCTTTTTTGGGGGTTCAGTGTCTTCACCATCAAATCACAGGCGGTCTGACGGAAGTACTCCGGCGATGGATAAACCGGCCGGAGATCCAATCGATTCCCTCCGAAGCCGAGGCCATCCTGCAGCACAGCCGAATCGCCCGGCGAATCCTGCAGGGCGTCCGCATCGTGATTGCCGGCCCGCCCAACAGCGGCAAAAGCACCCTTCTGAACCGACTGGCCGGACAGGAGCGGGCGATTGTTTCCGATATTCCGGGCACCACCCGCGACTGGGTAACCGCCTTCGGACGCCTCGGTCCGCTCTGGGTGGAATGGGTGGACACCGCCGGTCTGGATGAAGAGCTGGCCCGGGCGGATACGCTCGAACAAATCGCCCAGCAGAGGACAAGAGAACGGCTGACGGGCTGCGACTTGATTTTGTACGTTCTGGATACGTCAGTGCCTCTATGGACCCGGCAGCTGCCGACATCCGGCCTCGTCCCGACTCTGACGGTCCTAAACAAATATGATCTTTCTAAAGTCTTTCCTTCCAATGAACAGAACGCAGTTGCCGTCAGTGCCCTGCACGGGACAAATATCGAACAACTCTACGAGCGAATTCTTCAGATTCTCCAGATTGACTCCTTTGACCCGGCCCGGCCGGCGGCCTTTACAGACCGGCAGATTCAGCTCCTGCAAAAGATTGTGTCCGCCAATGACCCGGACGGCATAAAAACCCTCATTCAACAGTTGTTCAAGGCCCCTCAGACTGTATAA
- a CDS encoding alkaline phosphatase family protein encodes MLRTLLLNILAAALLGTSLSADVRNIIVIGWDGAQRNHVKEMIERNELPNLVALCKEGRLIDIDVTDGATDTKAGWTQILTGYSCSITGVYNNIRYQPIPEGYSVFERLENHFSTEKIDTVAVIGKKNHVGNAAPKKIPYTRFEKQLEQKKKGNPAAAAALARTARILEENGHKFAFIPGEPWYSASRKMDLFVNGLSENEKVAERALEEIEKRKDRRFFLFIHFAQPDHAGHQYGENSQEYTKALRDDDLWTGRIVAKLKELGLYDKTLVYVVVDHGFDEGQKSHGYAPYVFLGTNDSSVNRDGDRADIAPTILKRFGVDLSKISPPLTGVPLDEPAPRKIAPAQKPAAQARSKKTKNQPLQSLGKDSPALEKLRMLDVNDLAPIEAVNLLKEIKKEIE; translated from the coding sequence ATGCTTCGAACCCTTCTGCTGAACATCCTTGCCGCCGCTCTGTTGGGTACCTCTCTTTCCGCAGACGTCCGGAATATCATCGTCATCGGCTGGGATGGTGCCCAGCGGAATCATGTCAAAGAAATGATTGAACGCAACGAGCTGCCCAACCTCGTCGCTCTGTGCAAAGAAGGCAGACTCATCGACATCGATGTCACGGACGGAGCAACAGATACCAAAGCCGGCTGGACCCAGATTCTGACCGGCTACAGCTGCAGCATCACTGGAGTTTACAACAACATCCGTTATCAGCCGATTCCGGAAGGATATTCCGTTTTTGAACGTCTCGAAAATCATTTCAGTACAGAAAAAATTGATACGGTCGCCGTGATCGGCAAGAAAAACCATGTCGGAAATGCTGCTCCAAAAAAAATTCCATACACCCGCTTCGAAAAACAGCTTGAGCAAAAGAAAAAAGGAAACCCGGCGGCCGCTGCGGCCCTGGCTCGAACCGCCCGGATTCTCGAAGAAAATGGGCATAAATTCGCTTTTATTCCGGGAGAGCCCTGGTATTCGGCCAGCCGGAAAATGGACCTGTTTGTGAACGGTCTTTCTGAAAACGAAAAAGTGGCCGAGCGGGCTTTGGAAGAAATCGAAAAGCGAAAAGACCGCCGTTTCTTCCTGTTCATTCATTTTGCTCAGCCGGATCACGCCGGACATCAATACGGGGAAAACTCACAGGAATATACAAAGGCACTCCGGGACGATGACCTCTGGACCGGCAGGATTGTCGCCAAACTGAAGGAACTGGGTTTGTATGACAAGACCCTTGTTTACGTTGTTGTCGACCACGGCTTTGATGAAGGCCAAAAAAGCCACGGCTATGCTCCCTATGTCTTTCTCGGCACCAATGACTCGTCTGTCAATCGAGACGGAGACCGAGCAGACATTGCGCCTACAATTCTGAAACGCTTCGGTGTGGACCTGTCGAAAATCTCTCCGCCGCTGACGGGAGTTCCGCTGGACGAACCGGCTCCGCGGAAAATCGCTCCGGCCCAAAAACCTGCGGCACAGGCCCGCAGCAAAAAAACAAAAAACCAGCCCCTGCAGTCTCTCGGAAAAGACAGCCCGGCCCTCGAGAAACTCCGGATGCTGGATGTCAACGACCTGGCGCCTATCGAAGCCGTCAATCTGCTCAAAGAAATCAAAAAAGAAATAGAATAG
- a CDS encoding DUF4416 family protein — protein sequence MGEVVSPQPVKLICGILASDLRCLQAAQEALQRQYGRADIVSEVWPFTQTDYYREQTGPSILRNFLAFEQLIEPGRLAEIKHQTNELEKKLAEELKTPWPRPVNLDPGYLEPAKLVLASTKNFSHRIYIGQNMYAEVTLMFHKGAWRSFEFTFPDFRGPQYHGFLSEVRGRLIRQRRELHEMKQ from the coding sequence ATGGGAGAGGTTGTATCACCCCAGCCGGTCAAACTGATTTGCGGGATTCTTGCGTCGGATTTGCGCTGTCTTCAGGCGGCTCAGGAAGCCCTGCAGCGGCAGTACGGGCGGGCGGATATTGTCAGCGAGGTCTGGCCCTTTACCCAGACGGACTACTACCGGGAGCAGACCGGACCGTCGATTCTCCGCAATTTTCTGGCCTTTGAGCAATTGATCGAGCCGGGTCGGCTGGCGGAAATCAAACACCAGACCAATGAGCTGGAAAAAAAACTGGCGGAGGAGTTAAAAACCCCCTGGCCGCGTCCGGTGAACCTGGACCCGGGGTATCTGGAGCCGGCCAAACTGGTTCTGGCTTCGACCAAGAATTTTTCCCATCGGATTTACATCGGGCAGAATATGTATGCCGAGGTGACCCTGATGTTTCACAAGGGCGCCTGGCGGAGTTTTGAGTTCACCTTTCCGGATTTCCGCGGGCCGCAGTATCACGGTTTTTTAAGCGAAGTCCGCGGGCGGCTCATCCGCCAGAGGAGAGAATTGCACGAGATGAAGCAATAG
- a CDS encoding DUF86 domain-containing protein, producing MQIEKRSLLEDILRAAESIEPYTRGKILEHYLEDDQLQASVERKFEIIGEAMSRLHKLDAQITEQIEDSRKIIAFRNILIHGYSAVDNRVVWDIVKYHIPRLLKQVRSLLD from the coding sequence ATGCAGATTGAAAAACGGTCTTTATTGGAGGATATTCTCCGGGCGGCGGAGTCCATTGAGCCGTACACGCGCGGCAAAATACTTGAACATTATCTTGAAGATGATCAGCTTCAGGCCTCCGTGGAGCGAAAGTTCGAGATTATCGGGGAGGCGATGAGTCGGCTGCATAAACTCGATGCACAAATCACAGAGCAAATAGAAGATTCCCGAAAAATCATCGCCTTTCGCAATATTCTGATTCACGGCTACAGTGCGGTTGACAATCGAGTTGTCTGGGATATTGTCAAATACCATATTCCTCGGCTTTTAAAACAAGTCCGGAGTCTGCTCGATTAA
- a CDS encoding nucleotidyltransferase domain-containing protein, with the protein MIEQIKQHRGALEALCKKYRVARLELFGSAASGRFNPQTSDLDFLVEFLPLRDGEYAEFYFGLLFDLEQLFGRPVDLLMPTAVKNRYFLDMVNRQREPLYAD; encoded by the coding sequence GTGATTGAACAGATCAAACAGCATCGCGGGGCACTGGAGGCACTTTGCAAGAAATATCGAGTAGCCCGACTGGAACTGTTCGGCTCGGCCGCTTCAGGCCGGTTTAATCCTCAAACAAGCGATTTGGATTTTTTGGTTGAGTTTTTGCCGCTCCGGGATGGAGAGTATGCCGAGTTTTATTTCGGTCTTCTGTTCGATTTGGAGCAGTTGTTCGGAAGGCCGGTGGACCTGCTTATGCCCACAGCCGTAAAGAACAGATATTTTCTGGATATGGTGAATCGACAGCGAGAGCCGCTCTATGCAGATTGA
- a CDS encoding proline--tRNA ligase — MRYSQTFIPTVKEVPAEAEIISHQLMIRAGLMRKLASGTYIYLPAGQRILLKVMNIVREEMNRAGAQECTVPVVQPMELWQKTGRDMDYGETLGKFRDRHGRMNVLSPTAEEGFTYLASQEIQSYKQLPLNLYQINTKYRDEFRPRFGVLRSREFLMKDAYSFHATEECLHKTYMDMYNAYRRVFARCGLEFVIVEAETGEMGGTGSHQFTVPCENGEDVIVYTEDGQRAWNIEKAPVDPLPKQPPVRADAPAEVYTPNVGSIEAVCAFLKARPQDLIKTLIYKTDEEVFAVLVRGDHEVNPEKVNQFFVGHHIELADEETIRKVTGAAVGFAGPVGLAERVGKILIDHAVAAMAVGITGANKTDSHLKNVVPGRDFPLEGAGIQVCDVRNAVAGDTWGGKKLLFKRGIEVGQVFKLGTKYSVKLEAFFLDEEGRRKPCLMGCYGIGINRIVASAIEQSHDEWGIIWPMTIAPWQVIVTPAAPDADVMEAAERIYRELLDKGIEVLLDDRDLRAGVKFKDADLLGIPIRIMLGKNSLAEGKAEVKLRSEKDKRMVEISRAADFAAELVQQMLNRLNAVSV; from the coding sequence ATGCGCTACAGTCAGACGTTCATCCCTACGGTCAAGGAAGTACCCGCGGAAGCGGAGATTATTTCGCATCAGCTGATGATTCGCGCCGGTCTGATGCGCAAACTGGCCAGCGGCACCTATATTTATCTGCCCGCCGGCCAGCGGATTCTGCTGAAGGTGATGAATATTGTCCGGGAGGAGATGAACCGCGCCGGCGCGCAGGAGTGCACGGTGCCGGTTGTGCAGCCGATGGAGCTGTGGCAGAAAACCGGCCGGGATATGGATTACGGCGAGACGCTGGGCAAGTTCCGCGACCGGCACGGGCGAATGAATGTCCTTTCGCCGACGGCGGAGGAAGGATTTACATATCTGGCCTCACAGGAGATTCAGTCGTACAAGCAGCTGCCGCTGAATCTGTATCAAATCAATACAAAATATCGGGATGAGTTTCGGCCCCGCTTCGGGGTGCTTCGTTCGCGTGAATTTCTGATGAAGGATGCCTACAGTTTTCACGCTACAGAGGAATGCCTGCACAAAACCTATATGGATATGTACAATGCCTACAGACGGGTGTTTGCCCGCTGCGGGCTGGAGTTTGTGATTGTCGAAGCCGAGACGGGCGAGATGGGCGGCACCGGTTCGCATCAGTTTACGGTTCCCTGTGAAAACGGCGAGGATGTGATTGTCTATACGGAGGACGGGCAGCGTGCGTGGAATATCGAAAAGGCGCCGGTGGACCCGCTGCCCAAACAGCCGCCGGTTCGGGCGGATGCGCCGGCCGAAGTGTATACGCCGAATGTCGGCAGCATCGAAGCGGTTTGTGCGTTTCTGAAGGCCCGGCCGCAGGATTTGATCAAAACGCTGATTTACAAGACGGACGAGGAGGTTTTTGCGGTTCTGGTTCGCGGCGACCACGAAGTCAATCCGGAGAAGGTCAATCAGTTCTTTGTCGGGCATCATATTGAGCTGGCGGATGAGGAGACGATTCGCAAGGTGACCGGGGCGGCTGTCGGCTTTGCCGGGCCGGTCGGGCTGGCTGAACGCGTCGGCAAAATCCTGATTGACCACGCCGTGGCGGCGATGGCCGTCGGCATCACCGGTGCCAACAAGACGGATTCCCATCTGAAAAATGTTGTGCCGGGCCGGGATTTTCCGCTCGAAGGCGCCGGGATTCAGGTTTGTGATGTCCGCAACGCCGTTGCAGGCGACACCTGGGGCGGGAAAAAACTGCTGTTTAAGCGGGGGATTGAAGTCGGACAGGTTTTCAAGCTCGGCACCAAATACAGCGTCAAACTGGAGGCATTCTTCTTGGATGAAGAGGGCCGCCGCAAGCCGTGCCTGATGGGCTGCTACGGCATCGGCATCAACCGGATTGTTGCCTCTGCGATAGAGCAGTCGCACGATGAGTGGGGGATTATCTGGCCGATGACGATTGCTCCCTGGCAGGTAATTGTGACGCCCGCGGCACCGGACGCGGATGTGATGGAGGCGGCGGAGCGGATTTACCGCGAGCTTCTGGACAAAGGCATAGAGGTCCTGCTGGATGACCGGGACCTGCGGGCGGGCGTGAAGTTCAAGGATGCCGACCTGCTGGGCATTCCGATTCGCATTATGCTGGGCAAGAATTCGCTGGCCGAGGGCAAGGCCGAGGTGAAACTGCGAAGCGAAAAGGACAAGCGGATGGTGGAGATTTCCCGGGCCGCCGACTTCGCCGCCGAACTGGTTCAGCAGATGCTGAACAGATTGAATGCGGTTTCGGTATAA